The following are encoded together in the Humulus lupulus chromosome 5, drHumLupu1.1, whole genome shotgun sequence genome:
- the LOC133834828 gene encoding protein MOR1-like isoform X2: MKVVCHELTQATNDPEGSAMDELIKDADRLVSCLANKVAKKFDFSLTGASSRSCKYVLNTLMQTFQNKRLAYAVKESTLDSLITKLLLWLLDERVPHMDDGNHL; the protein is encoded by the exons ATGAAAGTCGTGTGTCATGAGCTGACACAAGCCACTAATGATCCAGAAGGCAGTGCAATGGATGAACTTATTAAAGATGCAGACAGACTTGTTTCATGCCTTGCAAACAAG GTTGCCAAGAAATTTGATTTCAGCTTGACAGGAGCATCATCTAGATCTTGTAAATATGTTCTCAACACCCTCATGCAG ACATTTCAAAACAAGAGACTGGCTTATGCTGTCAAGGAAAGCACTCTTGATAGTCTAATTACTAAGCTCCTTCTATGGCTGTTGGATGAGAGAGTTCCACATATGGATGATGGCAACCATCTTTAA
- the LOC133834828 gene encoding protein MOR1-like isoform X1, which translates to MASARIKSVEGMKVVCHELTQATNDPEGSAMDELIKDADRLVSCLANKVAKKFDFSLTGASSRSCKYVLNTLMQTFQNKRLAYAVKESTLDSLITKLLLWLLDERVPHMDDGNHL; encoded by the exons ATGGCATCAGCCAGAATTAAG TCTGTTGAAGGAATGAAAGTCGTGTGTCATGAGCTGACACAAGCCACTAATGATCCAGAAGGCAGTGCAATGGATGAACTTATTAAAGATGCAGACAGACTTGTTTCATGCCTTGCAAACAAG GTTGCCAAGAAATTTGATTTCAGCTTGACAGGAGCATCATCTAGATCTTGTAAATATGTTCTCAACACCCTCATGCAG ACATTTCAAAACAAGAGACTGGCTTATGCTGTCAAGGAAAGCACTCTTGATAGTCTAATTACTAAGCTCCTTCTATGGCTGTTGGATGAGAGAGTTCCACATATGGATGATGGCAACCATCTTTAA